CTAGTTGAATCATAAGGACTTACTTCAATTTTGAAACGAAGCTAGAGGGATAGAAGGAATCCAAAAATCATAATGTACACAAAATTGATGATTATTCTAATTTTCATGATAGGATGAAAATCTTATTTCTGCCACTTATTGATCGAATGGGCCTTACTTTAGTCTCATATTGCCATGACCCAACATCTCCAGGAAGTGCTAATCCAATATATGCAGATTTTGCATAGACAGGATTTTTGTTTATGtacctaaaaaaaattaatttgttttacaaacattaattaatattttcctcataattttaaacaatataaacatggtaattaaattaattaattaaagtacCTGTCTCGTACGAATAATTGACCTCTAATTGTACCACGTGCATTAGCATGAGGATAATCAATAGATTCTGGGAAATCATATGGCCATTTTGCAGTTTCTTCTTCCATCTACATGGTAATAAATTGAATTCACGCGAGTTTAATTTATGTATACTGACAATATATAGTTATTTCACATCATCGATTTAAGTTACCTACATCAACGTGTAATTATGCGTATAACAcgtttaatatatatagtaacTTGAAccataaagtaaaataaattaataacataGTTTAACGCTAGTTAAAATACATCGGAATCGTTTGGTTGGTGGTATGCTACGGAATATATAATGATAATTTATGCGATTATTTTGTTTAACCCATAGATGGAGCTAGGTGGGGGTTCATGGGTTCGGACGAACTCAATAACTTTTTCGTAGaccttgtattttttattaaaaaatcaaataattatatatgcATATTAACTTGGGAACCCCCTAACAAAAGATTGATAACTTAGTGGTTAGAAAGGGCGGTGAAAATGATTTTCACACTAGTGTTGGGGGTTTGAACCCCACTATCaacaaaaaaatctttttatcctaaaatttaGAACCCCCAAGCTCCTAACTCTAGCTCCACCTCTGTCACTTTCTCCTTTCgtatgagataacttatccaaCGTTTATACTAAAATGGTggaataatataattttgaactAAATAATACACATAACCAAAcgcaagataaaataatatccCGGGATGAATGAATTTACCTGTCTTTTAGCATCTTCCCAAAGTGTAGGATGGTTATCACCAGAATCAGAGTTAAGGTAGAAAAAAACAGGCCCAAAAACTTTTTTCCATGGCTCTCCTTCTTTTATTTGGACTCCCAACTCTGGCCCTGCATAATGTCCACTGAAAAATACCTGTAAAAGAAGATGAATATTgctaaaatatttgaaaatttctaacTAAATAAATAGATGCTCACTCaactacataattttttatgtttttttctcgAAATAAGTGTTTTTGACTTCCTAACAACAATGTCAAACAGACTCTAAGTCATGCGAGCTCAACTTTTAGGTGATTAACATATTCAACTTAACATGATCAGTTAAAcgaattatattttcatatattaattttgacGTATAAAGATGACTTACCGCTAAAGAGGTGGGACCAGCATGAGAAGTGAGATCTAGCTTGGTGGGTCCACCATTACGATCTTCATAACTAGGTGTTATAACCCAAAATCCTACATGTGGAGTATTGCAAACCCATCCATGTACTTTTATATCCTTATTCTCAAATGAATATTGGTACTTGTCATCCAcctaatataaaaaataaaaaggtaatTAAACAAAATGTATTAATTAGGGATAGTTTGGTTaccaaaattaagaaaataattttcgaataataattatgttattattttttacctcTCCCTTAAGTTTAGGATTTGATGGATTTGTTAGTCTAACAGCTTCTCTATAGTCAAGAATTTGCCCATCAGATCGATCTTCATCTGTTGGCATCATCCTTTGAATATCATCTGATATTGCCATATAATGGAACCTAAAAACATTCCAAATTCAACCAAAAACGAACCTCATTAAATGAAGGgtaaatgtgaaaaaaaaattctcaataatATTGAACTTTGAATATCtcacttattataaattatgaaaaaaatcgCAATAATTTACTTAATAGTTGAAATATGACTAGAGGGAGTAATTTTCTAGATTATTTTTCTAAGACTTATTGAAATGCTAATATATAGTCCCGAGTATTATAGTAAATTATGCACATCATTTATTATTGGTGAAACTacttaattatacaaatatttctaTCATATTTGTACTAATTCTCcatatagtttaaaataattgaattttatctctctatttaataatttcatatcaaatttcaaatcagatacatgtgaattacACTAAATACACAttatatacatgtatctgataTGATTCATATGTATCTGAGATAACAGATACGCGAGTGAGATATGAGAGTGACGAATTAGATTTGTCTATGTGTCCCAGATACATATGAATCCATTtggatacaatatatatatctacaacAAATTACACGTAATTTTGATCCAATATATCCtgaatgaattttgaatttatacaaaaaaaagaaaaagaaagtatgatatgataaattttctttaaaaaatataaatgattGGAATCTTACAGAGTCCTTTTGAGCTTAATGGCAATTCTGGCTTCTTCAAGAATTAAGCTTGGCCAGCCTTTCAAGTGTTCAAATATCCCATATGAATAAAATCCAGAACTTCCCCTCAACATAACAAAcctgaaaatttattttattttatcaaaattattaatctttttaatagtacaattttaactttataaattAGGTACTAATaatgattatttaattaaaaaaaacttacctTTTGTCAATGTTTAGAGGAAGATCATGTGTAGTGCCATTATTTGAAGGATTCcatgtttttgtaaaagaaactTCAACTTTATTTTTGTCTTGTGCAATGACTCTGAATTTTGTCCCTAAAAGCctgcaaaatatttttatttgcatgCTTAATTCGAATATATCATACCCCTCTATCCAAATTTAGATGTTACTGTTCGAATTTCGAAATTCAAACAAGTGTTTCTTTGATAATAATTTTCTTCGTGTCttctaaataattttgaaatttcaattatttcactTGTATATACGttttacgtaattttcaaaaatatataaactttatttttttaaaaggtaaatattttatgttaatatCAATTAGTTCGACTCTCGAAATCTGAACATATTAATCTcataaatgaaaagaataagTAATAACTTACATATCAAAAGTGTGATCTTTGTCTCCAGGACGTTCCCACACTGTATCCCAATATctacataattaataaattaattaaattattcattttcaaacttttttaaAGTTCTTAtatttaagtatatatattaaaaaaatagaaaaggaatGCTTAAAGTTAACTTACCCTCTATTTGTATCTTTGAAGTCTGTCTCTAGTACATTATCAATACCATTGTAGCTCACCCCAGCAATGGATCCAGTGGGATTAGTTAGGGTAACTTTGACAATGCCATTATCTATCACTAcctaataatattttgaacattAGCTCAACAATTAAATAAGATAGATATACATAAATTCCGCgagtttaggagttaattacttagatatactctagtttgaaatattatgaatcttatcAGATCTTGGTGCATCTACAAatgtccagatacatgtatctcgaaatACATAGAGTcaaaattatgtgtaatttgttctagatacactgtattcaagtggattcgtatgtatctgggatacataacaaatctcgctcgccttcCTCCCTATCTCgatcgcctctctccctattttcgTGTATTTAGTAGCAAAAATGCATGTATCTAGGTGTATCTTCTTCAATATATAATAAGAAACTTTTAATTACTAGTAAGATACGAAATTATTTGAAAGTAAAAGTAGAATTGGTTTATATAGTATGTATATATGTCTAATTAGGTAGTTTtcccaaaaataaatgaattttgcCTATTAGACGAATTATTGTTCAAAATCACATAAAGAGATCTTTTAATACCTCTATAGTCGATGTGGGAGAAACGAAATATATAGTACCATTGCATTCTCATGATGCTGGTTAACTGAAGCAtagacaatataatataatggcCTAACATTGagtaaatcataaattaaaatgaacctGACTGTAATATCatgttacaaaaataaatatgacttaattgtataaaaaatgtttaattgtaccaattgtatatataattcaaactcTAATAAGAATTAGTGAAAGTGGATACTTACATAATTACTTGAGATAAGCAGTTTGACAGGAGTAGTTGATGCCAACTTTTGACTATTTCTTAGTGGAGTATGCCTGCAATTaggatttaataaaaaaagaaaaattggatATAAGTTTACAACTAAGTAAATAACTAAACCATTATAAACCCTTTTAAAAGAACATAATTAATGTGAGATGTAGTATTTCTCTAATAATAATACACTTCAAAACAAAATCAGAAGATATATAATATTGTGTAACATATATACTAGAATTtgataagataaaaaaaaagtcaacttATGAAAATTAATATCCCCATTACTACATGTTTAGTTTACGTAGACAGGGATGTGAAAGTAATAGTCTTATGTTATGCCGCCTCTtactttaaatttatatatactatatgttgaattctccttaaaaaatttctttactTAATTTCTACTATTTTGATTTCCTTTAGTGGAAATTTTAGCTCCATCACTACTATTCTAAACACATTGTTCTGACTGATTTGAATTCGTACTGAAGTGGTAAAACACACCTTATTGAGAAATTCTTTATTTCACGAGGACTTAAACCCCGAGACTTTTAATTAATGGTGGAATGAAAATTACCAACTTGTGTCATTCCATTTTACCACATATTTCAACATGCATGCAAGTTGTCATGAAGGTTGGCTAACTTGCCATACCTATGAAATAGGTTGTTCAAccaattcttacaatttgtaaAACTAATTAAGTATGTTCAAGATCTAGGTACAATGTGAAAGAAGAAATGGTAGAATCAATTCTAAGGACTAAAACTTATGACTAATTTAATGCTAGCTAGAGAAAATAGTACTAATTAAGTGGATGGAACTTTTTTCAATTGTGaattatgacttttttttttaccttatagGATATATAGTATACTTTATAGTCATTA
The DNA window shown above is from Solanum stenotomum isolate F172 chromosome 6, ASM1918654v1, whole genome shotgun sequence and carries:
- the LOC125867461 gene encoding uncharacterized protein LOC125867461; the encoded protein is MMNTIGWKRQLRHLVLWFFAIVFHLFLLVNGSRTDHFRHTPLRNSQKLASTTPVKLLISSNYVVIDNGIVKVTLTNPTGSIAGVSYNGIDNVLETDFKDTNRGYWDTVWERPGDKDHTFDMLLGTKFRVIAQDKNKVEVSFTKTWNPSNNGTTHDLPLNIDKRFVMLRGSSGFYSYGIFEHLKGWPSLILEEARIAIKLKRTLFHYMAISDDIQRMMPTDEDRSDGQILDYREAVRLTNPSNPKLKGEVDDKYQYSFENKDIKVHGWVCNTPHVGFWVITPSYEDRNGGPTKLDLTSHAGPTSLAVFFSGHYAGPELGVQIKEGEPWKKVFGPVFFYLNSDSGDNHPTLWEDAKRQMEEETAKWPYDFPESIDYPHANARGTIRGQLFVRDRYINKNPVYAKSAYIGLALPGDVGSWQYETKGYQFWIQTDETGHFNIIGVRPGTYNLYSWVPGIIGDYKYHYDIIVKQGSDISLGNLIYDPPRNGPTLWEIGIPDRSAGEFFVPDPLPALTNQLFNNTTQKYRQYGLWDRYTDLYPNKDLVYKVGVSDYKKDWFFAHVTRRTRSKNYIPTTWQISFELPSVDPKGTYTLRVALASATYSHLEGRINNPSRTMPHFETPSIGRSNAIARHGIHGLYWLFNFQIQGLHLQKGENTIYLKQIKGGNPFYGHQYDYIRLEGPPQQN